Below is a window of Planctomycetes bacterium MalM25 DNA.
GGAGCGGCCCCCGCCAACCTGCTCCCACGATACGTCCTGGGCGTACAGCCCCTCAGCCCCGGCTGGGATCGAGCGATTATACGCCCGCACACGAGTGGTCTCGAGTTCGCACGGGGGGTGACTCCCACGCAGCATGGGCCGATCAGAATCGATTGGCGTAATTCCGATGATTTCAAGATGCGGGTAGAACTGCCCGAGGGGGTTTCGGCCGAGGTGCATGTCCCATCAGTTCCCAACGCCATCAGCGTCTTCGTCAACAATCACCAAGTCGAGGCCGTGCTCGAAGGCGGCTACTGGAAGCTTGTCGAAGAGTTGGCAGGTAATTCGGTGATCGAAGTTCGCTAGGGTGTACTGTGCTTGCACAGCAGCTCGAAGGACGAGGCCCTCAGGGGTTACCGAATTCGCATCTACTGCGGCTTCGTTGACGGAGGTCTGCGCCATCCGCCAGCCCTCTTTGGCTGTGCGCCTTTATTGCTAAGCAACAATTGGCCTGTGCTGCACCCAATCCCAAAGGTGCATCACCATTTCTAGCTGAGCTGATTCGACATGCTGCACCGAGCTACTCTCCTGGTCGTGCTCATCGCCACTGGCTCCCTCGGCGCGCATGCCCGTCCGAACGTGCTGCTCATCGCCGTTGACGACATGAACGACTGGGTCGGCTTTCTGAATGGGCATCCCCAGGTGAAGACGCCCCACATGGATCGCCTGGCGAGCCGAGGGGTGGTCTTTTCCAACGCCCACTGCGCGGCTCCGCTGTGCGGCCCTTCGAGGGCCGCCGTCTTCAGCGGCAAACAGCCCTTTAATACCGGCGTTTGCAACAACCGTCAGCAGATCCGCAAGCTGCACCCCCAATTGGTTCTGCTCCCGGAGCACTTCCACGCCCATGGCTACCGAACGTTAGGCACAGGGAAGCTGATGCACCGCAAGTTTAACGATCTCTATGAAGAGACGTTCTACCCCGAGCAACGCTGGAGTCCCTACGCTAGCAAAGAGCCGCAGAAGGCCGAGCCCCGATTCGCACTGCGTCCCTTAAACGGAATGCCCAACGATCGGCAGGAGCTGCAACCCGGACGGTTTAGCTCCTTCGATTGGGGGGCGGTTGACGTGCCGGATGGCGAGATGGGCGATGGCAAAGTTGGTGCCTGGGCGGCGAGCAAGCTGCAGCACCAGGGCGAGTCGGGTCAGCCGTTCTTCCTGGCGGTGGGATTCTATCGACCCCACATACCGCTGTACGCGCCTCAGGAGTATTTCAACCTCTACCCGATCGACTCAACCGTAGCGCCGGAGGTTCCGGCCAACGACTTTTCCGACTTGGGTGCGCCCGCAATCGAGTTAGCTCATTCGATCCAAACGGCGGGTCTCCACGAAAGCGTGCTCAGACACGGCCGGTGGAAGGAAGCGGTCGCAGCGTACTTGGCGTGCATCTCTTTCGTCGACGCGCAGATCGGCAATCTGCTCGATGCGCTCGACAGCGGCCCCTATGCGGACAACACCGTTGTCGTGCTGTGGAGTGACCATGGCTGGCACCTCGGAGAGAAAGAGCACTGGGGAAAAACAACCGGATGGGAGCGATCGACGCGCGTGCCACTTATTATCGTACCCGCGAACGAGGGCCAAGCAATTTGCCGGGTGGGCGAACAATGCGGCGAGCCTGTAAGCCTGATCGATCTCTATCCGACACTGATCGATCTGTGTGACCTGCCAACGATGGCGGGGTTGGATGGCGAGTCTCTTACGCCACGGTTGCGTCAACCAGAGGCCGAGTCGAAACGCACTGTAGTCACCTGCGTAAAAAAAGGCGTGTACTCTGCGCGGAGCCGGCGTTGGCGACTGATCCAGTACGCAGATGGATCAGAAGAGCTATACGACCACCAAAACGACCCCAACGAATGGTATAACGTGGCGGCAGACGATCGCTTCACGGCCATAAAGGAAAGTCTCTCCAGTGTGATGCCTAACCAATAGCCGGTTGCTCGCACCGATGGGACCGCTTCCGTAAAAAAACAGGATCTACCTCGGTATATGTCTACTTGCAAATCATCTGCCTCGTACCTCCTATTCTTTGGTATGTCCGTCTTGGCTATCGGGCCAGGCAGAGCTGTCGCCGAAGCGCCGGCGCCGCATCGACTAACACTCAGCGAAGGATTCAATGCCCCTGTGGGGTTCTATGATCCTCGGCCGACTTTTTCTTGGCGGCTTCCGGTTGATGATGGCATTGTAAAACAGTCCGCCTACCGGATCGTCGTTGGCAAGTCGGCGACTGGTTTGCCCGAAGACGCCGATTACTGGGACTCGGGTAAACGTTTGTCTGACCAGTCCGTCTATGTGCCCTACGGAGGGAAGACGCTGGCTTCACGTGATGTCGCGCATTGGCGGGTTAAGTACTGGGATTCACGGGGGCGTGAGTCGCACTGGAGTGATCCCGCTCGCTTCGAGCTCGGGTTGCTTGATAATAGAGATTGGAAAGCGGAGTGGATTCATTCGGAAGAGACACAGCCGCTTGCAAAGAGGATCGAGGTCGTCCGCGCCAGCTACGGTGTCGCAGGCGATCGTGAACGGCAGGTTGATCTGACCGGCAAGATTAGAAGGCTGATCGATGCGTGGGGCAGGCCCGTCACTGCCAGCAATGATTTTGCTGGCAGTGACCCGGCGCCGGGATTCCCCAAACAACTGGTGATCACCTATCGCAAAGGGGGGGAGTCCTTCACATCGACGACTCGAGAAGGGAGTCGCTTGAATTTGCATACTTTGATCCCATCGGCCTACGCACCTGAGTATCTTCGTAAAGAGTTTATGGCTCCCTCGCCGGTCGTATCAGCGCGCATGTATGTTACGGCGAAAGGGCTCTTCGAAGCGTATATCAACGGTCACCGAGTTGGCGGCGATCACCTGACCCCTGGTTGGACACCGTATCACGCGAGGGTCGAAACGCTTACCTACGATGTGGCCTCGCTCCTTGCCGAGGGCGGCAACGCCCTCGGAGTGGTGCTGGGAGAGGGCTGGTACGCAGGTCGGATGATGCGAAAGAGAGACGTCTATCCGTTTGTTGTGCCGAGTGCGTTGGTGCAGCTGGAGATCCAGTACGCAGACGGCAGCACCCAAGTGGTGACGACCGACAGCAGCTGGAAAGCCTCGAGGCAAGGCCCCATGCGGCGCTCGGGCATCTACGATGGAGAGGACTACGACGCACGCCTCGAAATGCCGGGCTGGAGCCGATATGGCTATAAGGACTCCACCTGGACTGGGGTCACTACGCATCCCGTCGGCGACGGGCCTAGGCTGCAGCCAAAGCGGCATCACCCGATACGGGCAACGCAGGAGGTCAAGTCCGTACAAGTCAGCTCGCCATCGCCTGGCAAGCACGTCTTCGACCTGGGACAGAACCTTGTTGGATGGCCCCGAGTGCGGTTGCCCGTGGTGGAGGGCGCTCTGGTTACGCTGCGTTTTGCGGAGATGCTTAACGAGGACGGCACGCTTTACACTGAGAACTACCGCAGCGCCAAGTCGACCGACACCTACATACCGGCCGCGACCGGCGTCGTGGAGTGGCAGCCGACGTTCACTTTCCACGGATTCCGATACGTAGAAGTTAGCGGGGTCCCAAAAGAAGCTGTTCCCAGCACGGACTGGGTTACGGGCGTCGTCTTGCGCTCTGACTTCAAACAGGCGGGTAGCTTCTCCTCGTCTAACGAGAAGCTCAATAAGCTGCAGTCCAACATCACTTGGGGCCAGCGAGGAAATTACCTGGACATCCCGACAGACTGTCCGCAGCGCGACGAGAGACTCGGTTGGACCGGCGACGCTCAGGTGTTCTGTCCGACCTCGATTTTCAACTACGACGTTCACTCTTTCTGGGCGAGCTGGTTACAGAGTCTCCGCGAAGATCAGACGCCCGAAGGGATCGTCCCCAATGTGGTCCCCAACACGCTTGAGCCAGGCGGGAGCCCGGGATGGGGGGATGTGGCCGTTGTCGGCCCCTGGGAGGTCTACGTGCGTACCGGCGATCGTCGACTCTTGCATGAGAATTATGGGATGATGGCCAAGTGGACTGCGGCCTACGAGCGAGAGGCCAAGGACTTCATGGTTAGACGGCATGGCTTTGGCGACTGGCTACAGCCCTACCCGGAGACCAAGAATTCTCGGTCGGACACACCGCTAGATCTCATCGCTACCGCGTACTTCGGTCGCTGCGCCGCTTTGATGCATAAGGCGGCGCTCGCCCTCGATCACGTTGAGGATGCAGCGAAGTACGAGCGACTGCACCGCGAAATCCGCAAGGCGTTTTCAGCCGAGTACTTTGATTCATCGGGGCAGATGATTGCTGATCACGAAACCCAGACCGGCTACCTGCTTGCACTGGCGTTCGACTTGCTCGAGCCGGGATTGCGTGAGCCGGCAACCGTGAACCTCCTGCAACTCATCGATGACGCTGGTGGTCATCTCCGCACGGGCTTCTTGGGCACGCCTCTCTTAGCGCCACAACTCGACGAACTTGGGCATTCCGACAAGGCCTACCAAGTGCTGCTCAAGGAGACCTACCCGTCCTGGTTCTATTCCATCAACCAGGGCGCAACGACGATGTGGGAGAGATGGAACAGCTACAGCCACGAGGACGGGTTCGGCAACGCGGGAATGAACTCGTTCAACCACTACGCGTACGGAGCCATCGGCCAGTGGATGTACGAACGAATCGCAGGCCTCGCTCCCGATCCGAATCAACCTGGCTACAAGCACTTCTTGCTTCAGCCCAATCCGGGAGGAGGACTGACCTCGGCCTCGGCATCACTCGATACCCCCTATGGTGAGGCATCTTGCGGTTGGATAAGGAAAGGGGGCAAGCTGTTCGTGAAGGCGGTTGTTCCCCCTAACACGACAGCAACCTTCAAGCCGCCGCACCTAGCCGATGGCACGCCTTCGGTCCATATGGAGGAGGGGGCTGATCTGGTAACGACGGATGGCGGTCAGACCTATCTGTTGAAGCCAGGAAAATACCGAATGACGGTACAATAGCAGCGTCGTCCGGTGCCGGGGCTGTTGCCGTTAAGACATGTGTGGCGTGCCGAAGTGGTATAGCAAAGCGGCTACCGTAGATTGCTCAAAGCTAGCTTCTGTGGTAAGTCACCAATGCGTTCGCAGCACAATTGCTCCAAGACCTGCTGGAGCTGACGTTGGAGGATCGTGATGGTGTGGTCGCCGCCACGTTGACCGAGCGCCGCGACGCCGTACATGAAGGCGCGTCCGAGGAAGGTGAAGTCGGCACCGCTAGCCAGCGTTCGGGCGATGTCGGGGCCCGAGCGGATGCCGCTGTCCATCATCACGGTGATCCGGTCGCCGACCTCGGCGGAGATTGTTCCCAACGTCTTGATCGACGATTGGCCGGCGTCGAGTTGGCGGCCGCCGTGGTTCGAGACGATGATCCCGTCCAAGCCCAGGTCGCAGGCCATCCGGGCGTCGGCGAGGCTGGCGACCCCTTTCAAGACGAGCTTTCCCGGCCACATGTCGCGGATCGGCTTGATCCTCTCGGCGTTCAAGCGTCCCGAGAAGGTCTTGTCCATAAAGGCCCCCAGCTGCTTGAGGTTTAGGCCCTTCGGCATGTAGGGACGCAGGGTCTCAAAGTTGGGCTTGCCGGCGACGAGCGTCTTGAGTGCCCAAGTCGGGCTCCCTAAGATTTGGAGGATGTTGGCCAGCGTCATCTTCGGCGGCATCGCCAGCCCGTTGCGGATGTCGCAATGGCGGTAACCGAAGGTGGGCACATCGCAGAGGATGACCAAGACGGGGTACTCGGCCGCCTTGGCGCGCTGGATGATGTCGTCCCGCACCCGCTCCTCGGCCGGGTGGTAGAGCTGGAACCAAGCGGACCCCTCGGAGATCTCACCGATGCGTTCGATGCTGCTCGTCGTCACGGTGCTCAGCACGAACGGGATGTTCTTCTCGCGAGCCGCTTTGGCGAGGATCTCGGGCGCACGGGGCCACATCAGCCCTTGCAGGCCCACGGGGGCGATGCCGAAGGGGGCGTCGTAGACGTGCCCGAACAGCTCGGTCTTGGTGCTGGATCCGCCGTGCTGGGTCAGGTATTCCGGGATCAGTTCGATCTCGCGGATATCGGCCGTGTTGCGGTGGAGATTGACCCCCTCGTTGCACCCGCCATCGAGGTACTCGAAAGCGAAGCGGGGGATGCGGCGTCGGGCCCGAGCACGCAAGTCACCGACGCTTGGGAACTGCGGATCGAAACTGCTTGGCATTTCTCACTCGTCAGGTTACTCAGTGGATTCGACTTCAGGGGATGACATCAGCCGAGTTCCACTGGCGATGAACCAAGCGAAGGTGCCGAACAGCATCGCCCACTGCGCGGCGGGCAGGCTGACGCCGCCGGTCACATAGGCGATTGGCGAAATGAGAGTCACCACTAGGGCAATCAGACCTATCAAGAAGAGTGGGGCGTTCATTGGGGGGGCTCTGGAATGGCCGGGGTATCACTTGTGCCGATGAAAGCGGACCGGAGCGCCCAGTAGATGGCGCCGCAAACGATCCAGCAGGGGATCACACAGTACGCCGCGTCGGTCCCCTGCTTGAACACAAAGAAGATGCAGTACAAGCCGGCGGTCACGGGCAGGAGCCATGCGACCAGGACGGCCAGATTGAAAGTCGATCCGCTGCGGACGGCCGGCTCGTCCGCCTGCCGGGTACGGAACCAGTAGTAATCGACGAAGATCACCGCCCCCATCGGGCCGAGCACGGTGCCGTACGTGCCGACGAAACCCAGGAGCCTACCCGAAAGGTTCGGAAAGGCCCCCGCCACCGTGGCGATCAGCCCCGCCAAGAGCGTCATCCGGACGCGGCTTGATTTGGTGAAGACTCCCTGCAACGCCAGGCCTGCGCGGTAGATCGTCGGGTTGGCGGTCGTCCAGCCCGCGATGACCACGCAGAGGATGCCGGTCCACCCCAGCGCGGTGTGGGCCAAAACCCCGGGGTTGGCGGTCGTGTCGCTGCTCAACTTGATCTGCGCCGCGAGCATCAAGCCCGCGGCGATCCAAGCCATGTAATGACCCAAGAACATGCCGATCGAGGGTGCCCAACCAGACGACTTATCGCGGGCGAACCGGAAGATCGACAGGTCGGCCATCCCGAAGTGCATCGCTCCGTTGCAGAGCCAAGCGAACAGCACGATCTGCCAGAACCCGAACACCGGGGGCGTGTCGCCCTTCTCTTGGTACTCGGTCGCAACGAAGTCAACCGCTTGCGACCAGTACTCCCCCTTCGTCAGGTCACCGAGGCTGTTGACTTCCATCTGCCCAAGCGAGACCAGCCCGGCCGCGCCGAACACAATGATCATCCAGGGAGCCGCCAGGTTCGCTACCCGTGCGACCGTCGCGTAGCCGCTGGAAGCCACCACCGAGATCACCAAACCAACCAGGACCACCAGGGCGGTGAAGGAGAGGGGGCCGAGGCCGAAGATGCTCTCGGGGACTTCGTAATCGATCCCGAAGGGGACGCCGACCGCGCTGGCGGAGACGGTGATCATCGCCCCGGCGAGGAAGCAGAACAGCACGCCGTTGACGACGTTGTAGAGCTTCACCAAGCGCGAGCCGGCGATGCGCTCGAGCTGGTAGTACAGCGTGTACCGCTTCGCGATGGCGATCGGGACCACCAGGTACCGCCAGGTGAGCACCGCGAGCACGTTGCCCAGCAGAAGCCCGAGCACCAGATCGCCCAACGACGCCCCGGCACCCAGGAAAAGCGGCCCGATCATGAACTCGGTCCCCGCGCAGTGCTCGCCGGCGTACATGCCCCAGAACTTGCCGGGCCCGAGCAGGTGCGATTCGGGGACGCGTTCGCGTTCGAACTCGCCGCCTTCAGACTTGGATTCTTCCACGGATTCCTCTTCGCTCAGATAAGACTTCGATTCGAACCGAGACGCCCTACGCACGCTGAGAGAGAACGTCCCTCTCGTAACGCCGCACCGACTCGAGCCACCCCGCGGCGGGGACGTCGTGGCGGCGGCAGTATTCCTCCCAGACCGCCCCGTAGGGGAGGTTCTTGTGCTCCTCCATCAGCGCCAGCCTAGCGGTGTAGTCCCTTCGGTCTTCGGCCTGTCGGAGGGCATCGACCGGTTCGAGTTGCGCCTCGAGCAGGGCCCGCTGCGTCGCCCGGATGCCAATGACCCAGGCGGCGACCCGGTTGATCGTGGCGTCGAAGAAGTCGAGGCCGATGTGCACCCGCGAGGCGTAGTCGTGCAACGCGATCTCGCGGGCGATCGCCCGTAGTTCATCGCTAAGCACCACGACGTGATCGCTGTCCCACCGCACGCCCCGGCTGACGTGCAGCAAGACCTCGGGAACCCAGCAAAGCACGGCAGACAGCTTGTCCGAAACCACCTCGGTCGGGTGGAAGTGCCCCGTGTCGAGGCACAGAAGCTTCTGGTTCTTGGCGGCGTAGCCGAGGTAGTACTCGTGCGAGCCCACGGTGTAGCTCTCGGCACCAATGCCGAAGAGCTTCGACTCCACCGCGTCGAGGTGGTGCGTCGGATCGAGCTGTTCGGAGAAGACCGCGTCCAGCGACTCGGTGAGCCGCTCCCGCGGGGCTCGCCGATCGAAGGGGGTGTCCTTAGAGCCGTCCGGAATCCAGACGTTGGTCACACAGGGCGATCCGGTAGCGGCACCCATCGCGGCGCCGATCCGTCGGCATGCTTGTCCGTGCGAGACCCAGAACCCACGCACGGCCGGGTCAGGGTGGGAGAGCGTGAGCCCTTCCGCCGCCTGGGGGTGAGAGAAGTAGCTCGGGTTGAAGTCGAGCCCAAGTCCCTGTTCTTTCGCCCAATCAATCCAACGCGAGAAGTGCTTGGGCTCTAGCTCGTCCCGTTCGACGCGGCCGCCGTCCGTCTCGGCGTAGATCGCGTGCAGGTTGAAGCGGTGCTTGCCGGGGAGCAGGGCGAGGGCTTGGTCGGCGTCCTGACGCAGCTCGTCCGCGTTCCGTGCCGGCCCGAGGTAGTTGCCCGTCACGGCGAGCCCGCCGCCCAGCGCGTCTCCGCTGTCCTCAAAGCCGGCAACGTCGTCGCCCTGCCAGCAGTGGATTGAGATTGGGAACGCCGCCATCGAGTCGATGGCCTTATCGGCATCGACGCCCCTCTCGGCGAACTGCTCTCTGGCTAGGCGGTAGGCGGCTTGGTCGCTCATCTCGGTTGATCCTTAAGCAGATTGCCCAGCGATAGTCGTGTAGCGTTCGCGAGCCGATGTCCAGTCGCTCGGAACCTCCGAGGCATCGACCTGCTGTGGCGGAAGCGAGCGGGCGACTAGGTGACGCAGCTCGGCCAGGTCCTCGATCAGGCCGAGCCCCATCGCCTGGACCAGCACGTTGCCGATCGCCGTCGCCTCGACCGGGCCGGTGAAGAGCGGTCGCCCGATGGCAGCGGCGGTGAGGCAGTTGAGGAAGTCGTTTTGGATGCCGCCCCCCACGGCGTGCAGGACCTCGATCTTGCGGCCGGTGATCTGCTCGAGTCGGTCCAACGTCTCCGCGTAGCACAGCGCGAGGCTCTCCAGGCAGCAACGCGCCAGCTCGCCGGGACTCGTAGGAAGTGGCTGACCCGTGCGTTCCGCGTGCCCGCGCAGCTTCGCGACGATCTGCCCGGGGGCGGCGAGGTCCTCAGCGTTTGGATCGATCTGCGTGCGGAATGGCTCCGCCTTGACGGCGAGGGCCGCGAGGTCGGAGAAGCTGTGCTCGCTCCCCTGCAGGGCGAGGTCGCGTTGGAGCTCCTGGATGAGCCACAGCCCGCCGATGTTCCGAAGAAAGCGGACGGTCGGCTTGCCTTGGCAGTCGACGCCGAGTTCGTTGGTGAAGCCGGCCTGGAAGGCTTCGGCGGTGGCGATCGGCTCGGCGAGTTCCACGCCCAGCAGCGACCAGGTGCCGCTGGAGAGGTACGCCCAAGTGCCGGGCTCCCGTCCCGTGGCGGGGACCGCCGCCACGGCGGAGGCTGTATCGTGCGTGGCCGGGGCCACGACCTCGATCTCGGGGCTGACCCCAAGGCCGGCGGTGAGCTCGGGACGCAGCTTGCCGAGCCGTGTGCCCGGGGCGCAGAGTGATCCAAACCAGTCCTGGGGGATTCCCAACTGCTGTAGGTTCGCCCGGTCCCAGTCCGCGGTGCTCGCTTCGAGCAGCGCGCCGGTCGAGGCGTTGGTTCTTTCGTTCGAGTGCGTCCCGCTGAGCCAGAAGTGGAGCAGGTCGGGCATCAACTGCACGCGCCCCGAGGTGGGCATCATCTCGGAACCCTTCTGCACCCGCGCCCAGAGCTGGAACAGCGTGTTGAATGGCAAAGGCTGGATGCCGGTCCGGCGGTAGAGCGATTCGGCACCCCCCTTTAGTTCTCCTAGCACCTCCCCCCGCGCGGCGGTGTTCGCTGGGTCGCGGTAGCAGTGCGGCAAGCCGATCAGCTCGCCGTGTTGATTTACGACCCCGTAGTCAACGCCCCAGGTATCGACGCCAACACTCTTGAGCTCAACGCCTGCGGCCCGGGCCGCTTCGGCCCCGAGCTTAACGCCGAGCAGGACCTCGTTCGCGATCCCCGTGAGGTCCCACACCGGCCCGCCGGGGGCTTCGAGCGGGACGTGTTTGAAACGGTGGACCTCTTCGATGCGGAGCGACAGCGGTTCCCCTTCGAGCAGCCCCAGCATGGCCCTGCCTGAACTCGCGCCGAGATCGATTGCAAGGTGGGCGGATGACATGACGAGTAGGCAGCTTGAAGAGAGAAGCAACGAAGTGAGGAGCGATTATCGCAGAAACGCTTCGTGGAGTCCCCCATCGACGTTGATGACCTGGCCGGTCGTCTTGCTCGAGCGATCCGACAAGAGGAAGTAGGCGGCTTCCGCTTGATCGCGGGGAGTGATCGGTTGCTTGGTCAGCGTGCGTTGCGAGTAGAAGCCGGCGAGCTTGGAGCGCAGTTCGTCGTCGCCCTCCGCTTCCTCGAACGGGATCTCGTACTTTGTGAGCGAAGCGATCACCCGGTCGCGCGGGAACATGGTCGAGCCCTCGACCACCGTCGCCGGGGCGACCGCGTTCACCCGAACGTAGGGCGAGCACTCGATCGCCAACTCACGCACCAAGTGGTTAGCGGCCGCCTTCGAGGTGTCGTAGGCAACCGAGCCTTTCTTCGACACAACCGCGTTGACGCTCGTCGTGAGGACCACCGAACCGTTCAGCCCCTGGTCGCGGAACAGCCGTTTGGCCTCGTCGACCACGTTGTAGGCGCCGTGGACGTTGACCTCGAAGGTCAGACGCCAAGCGTCGTCGGACAGGTTGCCCTCACGGTCGGGCGGCAAGAACACGCCGGCGGTGACGAGCAGGTGATCGACACCGCCGTAGGCGAGGGTCGAGGTTCTGAGGAGGTCGCGGATCGACTCCCGGTCGGTGATGTTGACACCAACCCCGAGGGCGGGGCCGCAGCCCGACACGCCCGAGCCCGCGACGCCGATGCCCTGGCCGTACTCGGCGGTCAGCTCGTCCGCGGTCGCCTGGGCGGCGTCGGCGTTGAGGTCGGCACACACGACGTGGGCACCCTCCTTCGCCAAGCGGTGGGCGGCCTCTTTCCCGATGCCCGAGCCGGCCCCCACGACGATCACGACCCGTCGCGCCAGCTCCTTCTCGGCGGGCATCCGCTGGAGCTTGGCCTCCTCGAGAAGCCAGTACTCGATGTCGAACGCCTCCTGTTGAGGCAGGGCGATGTACTCGTCGATCGCCTCGGCTCCGCGCATCACCTCGACGGCACAGTTGTAGAACTCGGCCGTGACACGCGACTCGCTCTTGTTCTTGCCCCAGGCAACCATGCCCACGCCGGGGATGAGCACGACGCTCGGGTTCGGGTTCCGCATCGCCGGAGAGTCGGCGTGCTTGCAGCGATCGTAGTACGCGGCGTAGTCCTCGCGGTACTTGGCCATGCCCTCGACGAGCTTCTGCTTCAGCTCCTCGACGCCCTCACGCGCCGGGTCCCAATCCACGTAGAGCGGCTTGATCTTGGTCCGCAAGAAGTGGTCCGGGCAGCTGGTGCCCAGCTCCGCCAGCCGCGGTGCGTCGTGCGAGTTGACGAACCGCTGGATGGTCGCGTCGGTCTGCACGGTCCCGATCAGACGCTGCCCTTCGTGCGTCACCTGCCCTCGCAACCAAGGAAGCAACTCGGCGAGCAAGCCGTCTCGGTCGCCCTCGGCGACCGGTTCGTGCTTGGCGCCGCCAAAGGTTTGGGCCCCCTTGTCGTGCTGCTCAATGTAGCGAGCCGCTTTCTCGATCAGCGAGAGGGTCAGCTCGTAGCACTCACGGTCGTCATCGGCCCAGTTGATCAGGCCGTGTTGGCCCATCACCAGGCCCTTGAGCGACGGGTTCGCCTCCGCTTCCTTCTGCATGACCAAACCGAGCTCGAACCCGGGACGCAGCCAAGGCACCCAGCCGATCTCGCCGCCGAAGATCTCCTGCGTGAGCTTCTCGCTGTTA
It encodes the following:
- the rhaB gene encoding Rhamnulokinase; the protein is MLGLLEGEPLSLRIEEVHRFKHVPLEAPGGPVWDLTGIANEVLLGVKLGAEAARAAGVELKSVGVDTWGVDYGVVNQHGELIGLPHCYRDPANTAARGEVLGELKGGAESLYRRTGIQPLPFNTLFQLWARVQKGSEMMPTSGRVQLMPDLLHFWLSGTHSNERTNASTGALLEASTADWDRANLQQLGIPQDWFGSLCAPGTRLGKLRPELTAGLGVSPEIEVVAPATHDTASAVAAVPATGREPGTWAYLSSGTWSLLGVELAEPIATAEAFQAGFTNELGVDCQGKPTVRFLRNIGGLWLIQELQRDLALQGSEHSFSDLAALAVKAEPFRTQIDPNAEDLAAPGQIVAKLRGHAERTGQPLPTSPGELARCCLESLALCYAETLDRLEQITGRKIEVLHAVGGGIQNDFLNCLTAAAIGRPLFTGPVEATAIGNVLVQAMGLGLIEDLAELRHLVARSLPPQQVDASEVPSDWTSARERYTTIAGQSA
- a CDS encoding cytosine permease is translated as MEESKSEGGEFERERVPESHLLGPGKFWGMYAGEHCAGTEFMIGPLFLGAGASLGDLVLGLLLGNVLAVLTWRYLVVPIAIAKRYTLYYQLERIAGSRLVKLYNVVNGVLFCFLAGAMITVSASAVGVPFGIDYEVPESIFGLGPLSFTALVVLVGLVISVVASSGYATVARVANLAAPWMIIVFGAAGLVSLGQMEVNSLGDLTKGEYWSQAVDFVATEYQEKGDTPPVFGFWQIVLFAWLCNGAMHFGMADLSIFRFARDKSSGWAPSIGMFLGHYMAWIAAGLMLAAQIKLSSDTTANPGVLAHTALGWTGILCVVIAGWTTANPTIYRAGLALQGVFTKSSRVRMTLLAGLIATVAGAFPNLSGRLLGFVGTYGTVLGPMGAVIFVDYYWFRTRQADEPAVRSGSTFNLAVLVAWLLPVTAGLYCIFFVFKQGTDAAYCVIPCWIVCGAIYWALRSAFIGTSDTPAIPEPPQ
- the lldD gene encoding L-lactate dehydrogenase [cytochrome] codes for the protein MPSSFDPQFPSVGDLRARARRRIPRFAFEYLDGGCNEGVNLHRNTADIREIELIPEYLTQHGGSSTKTELFGHVYDAPFGIAPVGLQGLMWPRAPEILAKAAREKNIPFVLSTVTTSSIERIGEISEGSAWFQLYHPAEERVRDDIIQRAKAAEYPVLVILCDVPTFGYRHCDIRNGLAMPPKMTLANILQILGSPTWALKTLVAGKPNFETLRPYMPKGLNLKQLGAFMDKTFSGRLNAERIKPIRDMWPGKLVLKGVASLADARMACDLGLDGIIVSNHGGRQLDAGQSSIKTLGTISAEVGDRITVMMDSGIRSGPDIARTLASGADFTFLGRAFMYGVAALGQRGGDHTITILQRQLQQVLEQLCCERIGDLPQKLALSNLR
- the betC_6 gene encoding Choline-sulfatase; this encodes MLHRATLLVVLIATGSLGAHARPNVLLIAVDDMNDWVGFLNGHPQVKTPHMDRLASRGVVFSNAHCAAPLCGPSRAAVFSGKQPFNTGVCNNRQQIRKLHPQLVLLPEHFHAHGYRTLGTGKLMHRKFNDLYEETFYPEQRWSPYASKEPQKAEPRFALRPLNGMPNDRQELQPGRFSSFDWGAVDVPDGEMGDGKVGAWAASKLQHQGESGQPFFLAVGFYRPHIPLYAPQEYFNLYPIDSTVAPEVPANDFSDLGAPAIELAHSIQTAGLHESVLRHGRWKEAVAAYLACISFVDAQIGNLLDALDSGPYADNTVVVLWSDHGWHLGEKEHWGKTTGWERSTRVPLIIVPANEGQAICRVGEQCGEPVSLIDLYPTLIDLCDLPTMAGLDGESLTPRLRQPEAESKRTVVTCVKKGVYSARSRRWRLIQYADGSEELYDHQNDPNEWYNVAADDRFTAIKESLSSVMPNQ
- the rhaA gene encoding L-rhamnose isomerase, encoding MSDQAAYRLAREQFAERGVDADKAIDSMAAFPISIHCWQGDDVAGFEDSGDALGGGLAVTGNYLGPARNADELRQDADQALALLPGKHRFNLHAIYAETDGGRVERDELEPKHFSRWIDWAKEQGLGLDFNPSYFSHPQAAEGLTLSHPDPAVRGFWVSHGQACRRIGAAMGAATGSPCVTNVWIPDGSKDTPFDRRAPRERLTESLDAVFSEQLDPTHHLDAVESKLFGIGAESYTVGSHEYYLGYAAKNQKLLCLDTGHFHPTEVVSDKLSAVLCWVPEVLLHVSRGVRWDSDHVVVLSDELRAIAREIALHDYASRVHIGLDFFDATINRVAAWVIGIRATQRALLEAQLEPVDALRQAEDRRDYTARLALMEEHKNLPYGAVWEEYCRRHDVPAAGWLESVRRYERDVLSQRA
- a CDS encoding Bacterial alpha-L-rhamnosidase; translation: MSVLAIGPGRAVAEAPAPHRLTLSEGFNAPVGFYDPRPTFSWRLPVDDGIVKQSAYRIVVGKSATGLPEDADYWDSGKRLSDQSVYVPYGGKTLASRDVAHWRVKYWDSRGRESHWSDPARFELGLLDNRDWKAEWIHSEETQPLAKRIEVVRASYGVAGDRERQVDLTGKIRRLIDAWGRPVTASNDFAGSDPAPGFPKQLVITYRKGGESFTSTTREGSRLNLHTLIPSAYAPEYLRKEFMAPSPVVSARMYVTAKGLFEAYINGHRVGGDHLTPGWTPYHARVETLTYDVASLLAEGGNALGVVLGEGWYAGRMMRKRDVYPFVVPSALVQLEIQYADGSTQVVTTDSSWKASRQGPMRRSGIYDGEDYDARLEMPGWSRYGYKDSTWTGVTTHPVGDGPRLQPKRHHPIRATQEVKSVQVSSPSPGKHVFDLGQNLVGWPRVRLPVVEGALVTLRFAEMLNEDGTLYTENYRSAKSTDTYIPAATGVVEWQPTFTFHGFRYVEVSGVPKEAVPSTDWVTGVVLRSDFKQAGSFSSSNEKLNKLQSNITWGQRGNYLDIPTDCPQRDERLGWTGDAQVFCPTSIFNYDVHSFWASWLQSLREDQTPEGIVPNVVPNTLEPGGSPGWGDVAVVGPWEVYVRTGDRRLLHENYGMMAKWTAAYEREAKDFMVRRHGFGDWLQPYPETKNSRSDTPLDLIATAYFGRCAALMHKAALALDHVEDAAKYERLHREIRKAFSAEYFDSSGQMIADHETQTGYLLALAFDLLEPGLREPATVNLLQLIDDAGGHLRTGFLGTPLLAPQLDELGHSDKAYQVLLKETYPSWFYSINQGATTMWERWNSYSHEDGFGNAGMNSFNHYAYGAIGQWMYERIAGLAPDPNQPGYKHFLLQPNPGGGLTSASASLDTPYGEASCGWIRKGGKLFVKAVVPPNTTATFKPPHLADGTPSVHMEEGADLVTTDGGQTYLLKPGKYRMTVQ